The DNA sequence CCAGTGCTCCGTGGGGAACGAGGCAGGCAGGCTGTTCAGCTCCCCCACCATCGCGTCCAGTTCATACACCTCGCGCAGCGCCACAAACGCCTTGGCCACGGCAACTTCGCTGGCGGACGTTTCCTCCATCACCCGGAAGGCAAACGTGATGCCGCCAAGGTTGATCATGTCGTTGGCCACCACCGTGGCGATGATTTCGCGGCGCAGCGGATGCGTGTCCAGTTCGGCGTCGAAACGTTCACGCAGCTGGTGCGGGAAGTAGGACCGCAGGGTGTCACGGAACCAGAGGTCATCAGCGAGGTCGCTGTCCCGCAGGGCCGAGGCCAGCTCGATCTTCGCATAGGCGGCCAGTACTGAGAGCTCCGGAGACGTCAGTCCCTGACCCTGCTGCAGCCGTTCCCGCAGCGTTTCCGTCGTGGGCAGCGCCTCAAGGTCGCGCTTAAGGTCGGCGCTCTTCTCCAGCCAGTCCATGAGCCGCTCGTAACTTGGGCTCCACTCCGCCACGCGCGTCCGGTCGTTCAGGAGCAGGATGTTCTGGTCGATGTTGTCTTCGAGAACCAGGCGGCCCACTTCATCGGTCATGGAGGCCAGGAAGTCTGCGCGCTCCCCCGCCGGCAGCTTGCCGGCGGCAACCATCCGGTCAACGAAGATCTTGATGTTGACCTCATGGTCGGAGCAGTCCACACCGGCGGAGTTGTCGATGGCGTCCGTGTTGAGGATGACCCCCTGCAGCGCTGCTTCAATACGGCCGCGCTGGGTCATTCCCAGGTTGCCGCCTTCACCCACTACCTTGACCCGCAGGTCCCGGCCGTTGACCCGGATGGCATCGTTTGCTTTATCGCCAACGGAGGCGTTCGACTCGGAAGACGCCTTGACGTAGGTTCCGATTCCGCCGTTGTAGAGCAGGTCAGCCGGCGCCAGCAGGATGGCGCGCAGGAGCTCCGGCGGGCTGAGCTCAGCGGTTTCCGCCGGAAGCCCCAGCGCGGCCCGGACCTGCGGCGACACGGGAATGGACTTGGCCTGGCGGGCAAAGACACCGCCGCCTTCGCTGATCAGCGACTTGTCGTAGTCGTCCCAGGACGACCGGGGCAGGTCGAACAGCCTCTGGCGCTCCGCGAACGAGGCTGCCTCATCCGGGTTGGGGTCCAGGAAGATGTGCCGGTGGTCAAATGCCGCCAGCAGGCGGATGTGCCGGGACAGCAGCATCCCGTTGCCGAATACGTCGCCGGACATGTCCCCCACGCCAACCACGGTGAAAGGTTCGGTCTGGGTATCCAGGTCCAGCTCGCTGAAGTGGCGCTTCACCGATTCCCAGGCGCCCCGCGCCGTGATGCCCATGGCCTTGTGGTCGTAGCCCACGGAACCGCCGGAGGCGAATGCGTCCCCCAGCCAGAAGCCGTACTCCGCGGACAGTCCGTTGGCTATGTCCGAGAAAGTAGCCGTACCCTTGTCCGCCGCGACCACAAGGTAGGAGTCGTCGTCGTCATGCCGGACAACGTTCGACGGCGGCACGAGCCGTTCGCCGTCGCCTTCGGTAAGGAGGTTGTCAGTAAGGTCCAGCAACCCGCGGATGAACGTCTTGTAGCTTTCGACGCCTTCGGCCATCCAGGCCGCGCGGTCGGTTGCAGGATCCGGAAGCTGCTTCGCGAAGAAGCCTCCCTTGGCTCCCGTGGGCACGATGACGGCGTTCTTGACCGTCTGCGCCTTGACCAGGCCCAGGACTTCCGTGCGGAAATCCTCCCGCCTGTCGGACCAGCGGAGGCCGCCGCGGGCAACCTTGCCGAACCGCAGGTGCACACCCTCGACGCGCGGGGAGTAAACCCAGATTTCGAACATGGGCCGCGGGAACGGCAGCCCCTCAATGTGGGCGGGATCCAGCTTGAAGCTCAGGTGCGGCTTGTTCTGGTAAAAGTTGGTGCGGAGGGTGGCCTCGATCAGGTTGACGAAGGTGCGCAGCACGCGGTCAGCATCGAGAGTGGCGACTTTTTCGATGGACGCTGCCAGTTCCTGCCGCACCGAAGCCTGGGCCTCAGCGCGTTCACCATCGCTGATGGAGGGATCGAAGCGGGCCGCGAAGAGGGCGCTCAGCCCCCGGGTCACATCCGCGTTGGCCAGAAGCGTGTCCGCCATAAAGCCGAAGGAACTGCTGTTGCCCATCTGGCGCATGTACCGGGCGTAGGCGCGCAGCACGGTGATTTGCCGCCATTGCAGGCCTTCCCGCAACACCAGGCGGTCAAAGTTGTCCGATTCCGCAGCACCGGTGACGGCCGCGCCAAAGGAGTCGGCAAGGAGCCCGCCCGTGGACAGGGGGTCCACTCCCGCCGGGTACTTCAGCCCCAGGTCGTACAGGAAGAAGTCCCGGTGGTCTGCTGTTTCGATTTCAAAGGGCCGCTCGTCCAGGACCTCGAGGCCGAGATTGTGAAAGTATGGCAGGATCTGGCTCAGGCTCTTGGGCTCCAGCATGTAGAGCTTTACCCGCGCGTCTTCCTCCAGTGTTGCACCGGCGCCTTCGGGAAGATACACGTGGACTCCGGGACGGTCCTGCCGTGCCCCGGCACTCCGCTCGGCGGCGGCCCCGTACTTTTCGAACCGCGCGATGTCTTCGAGGGCGTCCTCTACTTCGTAGTCCACCCGGTAGCTGGCAGGGAACGCCTCGGCCCAGGTGGCAGCCAGTTCCTTGGCTTCGGCTGGGTCCCGGCCCTCGCGCAGGACCTCCGCGATGCCTTCGCTCCAGGACCTTGCCGCCCGGACCAGCCGCTTTTCCAGCTCGTCGCTGTTGACATGGCTGACGTCGGCGTCCTTGGGCAGCCGGATGCGGAAGAACAGGCGCGCGAGTGCCGATTCGGTCATGCGGGCTTCGTAGTCGATCGAGACTGCCTGGAAGGTCTCCCGAAGTTCCTGTTCGATGCGAAGCCGGACGTTGGTGGTGTACCGGTCCCGGGGCAGGTACACGACGGCGGACATGAAACGCCCGTAGATGTCGGGCCTCAGGAACAGCCGGGTACGGCGCCGTTCCTGCAACTTCTGGATACCAAGCGCAGTTGCGGCCAAATCGGGGATTTCGATCTGGAACAGCTCATCGCGTGGGTAGGTTTCCAGGATTCCCAGCAGGTCCTTGCCCGAGTGCGAGTCCGGCGGGAAGCCGGCGTTCTGAAGGACAGCATCCACCTTTTCCCGGACGATGGGGATGTCGCGGACGGAGCCGGCGTAGGCGCTGGTGGCAAAAAGGCCAATGAAGCGGCGCTCGCCGTTGACGTTGCCCGCAGCGTCGAAGCTTTTGATGCCGATGTAGTCCAGGTAGGCCGAGCGGTGCACGGTGGACCGCGAGTTGGCCTTGGTGATGACGAGGGCGCGCTTTTCCCGCGCCTTTTTACGGCCGGTATCGGTGAGGTGCTGGATGTGCGGGGAGTCCGCGGCTGCCCGCAGCAGTCCGAGGCCGCTGTCCTCGCGCAGTTCCAGGACGTCTTCGCCGTCGACGTTGAGCAGATCGTATTCGCGGTAGCCCAGGAACGTGAAGTTTCCGTCGTCCAGCCAGCGCAGCAGGTCCTTGGCCTGCCGCAATTCGGCAATCTGCGCAGAGTTGGCCACCTTGTCCAGGCTTTCGGCGATCTCCAGCGCCTTTTGGCGCATCCTTGGCCAGTCCTCGACGGCGGCCCTGACATCGTTCAGGACGCGGGTCAGGCCCGCGAGCAGGGAAGTCTTCGCTTCGTCGGAAACCCGGTGGACTTCGACGGCAATCCAGGACTCCATGTGCGAGGCATTTTCACCTTGCGCAATGAGGTGGGAAAGGTTGGGCATTGCCGCTGTGTCCCCGCTGGAAATGCCCAGATGTGCCGGAACCCTGTTGACCTTGACCAGTTCGCCCGTTTCCCGGTTCCTGGTGGCTACGAAAAGCGGGTGCACCACGAGCCGGATGGCCGCATGCTGCCGGACAAGTTCGGCGTTGACGGAGTCGACCAGGAACGGCATGTCGTCAGTGACCACAAAGATGACGCTGCTGTCCTCTTCATCAATGATCGATATCTTCGCCTGCCCGGGCTGCCGCACGGACGCTGCCCGGCGGTGTTCCTCGGCACGGGCTTCCAGAACGTCCCGGGGGTAGCTTCGGGCATCCTCCTCAGCCAGGTGCTGGTAGTAGTCCCCCATGAAGCCTTCAAGGCCTTCAATGGAGAGGGGCTGGTCCTCCACACTGGATCCAGACGACATCGACAACGCCTCCATCAGAGATATTCGCCGCACCTTTGCAGCTCTTATGGCGAGCCTAGTCCTTTGCCCTTCGCCGTGGTGTGGAAGAAAATACAGAGGATTTGGCATTTCGCTGGGCTGGTGCACAAACCAAGTCACGGATGGCACGCCGAAGCGCGGAGTCGGGGCAAGCTTCAAGCAGCAGTGACCCCGCAAGGAGTGCTGCGTCGGCGGCGCCGGCGTCGTAGGGCAGGAACGCTTTGATTTCCGACGCGGGACCGTACCGTTCCCAGGCATCCCGCAACTGGCGTTCCGGGGCTCTGCCCACGGAGGAGGAACGCACCTTGTTCATGACGATAGTGGGTGAGGCCTGCGGTACAGCGCCTTCGAGTTCGGAAAGCGCACGGACCATCCGTGGTACGCCCACGGGATCAGCCGCACCAACGGCGTAGACCTCGTCCGCCAGTTCCAGGGGACGCAGCGTCGCGGCGTTCCGCCGCGGCGCCATGGTGTCGAAGCTCAGCTCTTCATCGGCTTCGAGGCAAAAGCCGGTATCCACCACCACAACGTCCGCGATCTGCCGCGCCCGTTCAAGAACAAGTGCCAGGGCAGTGGCGCGCAGCTCGGTCCAGCGGTCCGCGCGGGTTATTCCCGTAAGCACCCGGAACGTCCCGGATGCAGTGGCGACGGTGGCGGCCACCTTCCTGAGGGCGTCCGGGTCCAGCAAACCCTGGTCGGCAAGCCTGCACGCCTGGGCAAGCCCGGCCGACTCATCCAGGAGACCCAGCACCGCCGCGACGCTTGCACCGTAGGTGTCCGCGTCGACCAGCAGGACATCCCGGCCATCGGCAGCCATCTCGCCGGCGATGTTCACCGCCACAGTGGTCCTGCCGGGCGCCCCGGCCGGACCCCAGACAACGATGAGCCTGCCCGCCGGTTCGCCCTCCGGATCAGGTCCAGGCTGCACGGGGTCCATGGCCAGCGCAGCTCCGGTGTCCGCTCCCGCGCTCAGGATGGCGGGACGGGCCGCACCTGTCAGCTGGGCAACGGCATCGGCGATCCTGACCGAAAGCTCCGCTGACTCCACTCCCGTCAGCGCCGAGGCGACACCAATTTTGCGGAGCCTGGCCGCCTCCTCGGCATTGTCCGTCAGCGCGATGACCGCCACCCCAACCGCTCCAAGCCGGTCGACAAGGGAAGCAGTTAATCCGTCGGACCCCTCGGCCACTACGGCCGCCCTTGCCAGACCGCTTTGACAGGCAGCGAGAAGCTCGGGAAGTTCGGTGCATCGTCGAACCACTGTCACCGGACCGTGCAGCCTTTCGAGGCCGCCCACCAAGTCCTCCCGGCTTTGGCCAACGGTGACAACCGGGATGCTCATCGGGCCCCGCCCGGATTCCACACAACGGATATCTTCGCGTCGTTGGCTTGGGCACCCAGCAACGCAGGCATTTGTTTGTCCTCCACCAGGACCATCAGCACGGTGGTCTTTGACGATCCGAGGGCAGTGGACCCGGTGGTGACCTCAGCGATTTCAGCTCCGGGAAGGACGAGTTTCGGCTCGCTGAATCCGTTCTTTGCATCCGGCTGCGCCACCCAGACGTCCACCCTCGCACCAGCAACCGCCTGGGACGGCAAAGTCTGCGCGATGTTGAGCGCCACCGGTTTACGGTCCAACCGGTCCACCTCCCCAAGACTTGACCTGGGAACCAGCTGGTCCTTGGCGATCCGCTGCACGGCGACGACGTCCTGGGGCAGGCCGTCCTCCACGGTGATGTAGTGCTGCTCCGTGTCGCCCAGGCGGACCTTCGCGCGAACCACGTTCTCCGCTGTCAGGCGCTCACCCACGGCAATGCCGTCCCGCGCCGCGAAGACCTCGGTGGTGCGGTCTGCGCTGCCGACCAGGAAAGTAACCCCCGCGACGGACACCAGGACCAGGAGAATGCCCACCAGCAACCGCGGGTCCTTCCACGACGGGCGTTTCAGCCGTGGCGCCGTGGCGCTCGAATCAGGAACCATGCCGTTCTCCCCCTAGGTACACCGGACCTGCCCACTCTGGCCGGACTCCTCATTGTTACCGCCAGGGACCGGGAACAAAAGTCATTTGCCTAAATACCGGCTATCTGTGGAAAACGGGCACAAACAACGTCATGTGATGGCAAAATGGGCATATGCCAAGGTTCCTCACGCTTGCAGACGTCGCCGAGCAACTCCAGATCAACTCCCCCGCCGCGTACGCCTTGGTCCGCAGCGGGGAGCTGAAGGCCATCCAGGTTGGCGGCCGCGGGCAGTGGCGCGTCGAGGAGAAGATGCTGGAGCAGTACATCGAGGAACGCTATGCCGAGGCCAGCCGCATGATCCAGGAGTCCCGCTCCAAGTCAGTGTGACGCCTCTAAGCTCCGCCGGCCTTATGGGACCTGATCATCGCCAGCGCCGTAAAAGGTATCGCTGACACCTGGCCAACGCTTTGGGCCCTCCTTGCCTCGCCCGGAATCACCGCGGCAAGGTCGATGTAGTCCCGGCCAACCCGGTCAATGACGCCCTCCACCCGCGCGGCTCCGATTCCCCCGCCAATCGTCACGGTCACCTCCGTCCGATCCCGGGCAAGGGCACGCAGGGAATGGGCAAGTCCGATTGAACGGCGGACCGGGGAGTCCTCCGTCCGCACATGCCTGCCCAGGCCCACGTACCGGGCAGCGGCCGCATAGGGAATGAGCACCTGGCGCCGTTCTTCATCCAGGACCAGCGCATCAGCTCCAACATGGGTCAGCTCCCCTTGCGCCGATTCGCCGCACAGGAGGTGGACCGTGATCCTGTAACCAACGGCCGCCCGCAGCCTGTCATCGAGCCGCAGGCCAACCATCTCGGCCCGCGTCCGCTCACTGATCTCGCTCTCGAGCGCCAGCCGGTCAGCCTCCGCTAGCTGGCTTTCCATGTCGTTGAAGAGTGCATCCCAGCGCATCCCGCCAGCGTAGGTTCCCCTGCCCCGCTCGTCAACGCGCCCCTCATTACACTCCAACGTCTGGACAAAACGCGCTTAGGCGGTTCAGACTGTGTCAATCGACATCAAACAGCATCAAACGACGTCAAGGCGGTTGAAATGGGTCACTCCGGTAGGACGGGAAGGTCGGATGCCGCAACAGCGCTGGCCCTGCTCGTGCTTGGAATCGTGCTCTGCATCCTGGGAGCGGGCCAGCTGGCGCAGTGGCAGGACGCCGCTACCCATCAGCAGGGGTGGACCGTGGAGGTCCTCCTGGCAGCGGCCGCAACAGCAGCCGGCCTCGGACTTTTGCTGTGGTGGGCATTTTCGATGCTGGCTGCTGGAGCCTCCGTCCTGCTGGAGCGGCTGGGCCGGAACCGGGCTGCTGCGACCGCCCGCCGGCTCTCACCTGCATTCATGCAGCGGGCTGTGATTGCCGCTCTTTCGATGCAGCTGATGGCCGGTGCCGCGGCACATGCGGCCATCACCGCGCCGGGGCCGGAGTGGACACCCACGCACGAACAGTCCTCGGCGGCTTCCGCCAGCCCTGCAGCTGCGCACGTTGTTCCGACACCCCGCCAGGGCACTGGCCCGGCCATGCATTTCTCTGTCCAACCAGGCCCAGCTGAGGTGCCACCACCCGGCCGGGAAGCCGCGTCGCCCGCATGGCAATCCACGGCGGACAAGCCCACCCCCGCCACGCCCAACCCGGGATGGCAACCGGCTTCCCCGGTGGTGGAGCCGGGCCTGCTCGCAGCACCGGAAACCAGGACCGCCGCCGGCACGGAGCCGGATCCGCGGGCAACGGGCGGCGGGGCGGGCCCGGTAACCGTGCTTGCCGGCGACACACTATGGGACATCGTGGCGGCCCAGCTGGGGCCGGAGGCATCGGATGTGGACATAGCCCTTGAATGGCCGCGGTGGTACGCAGCGAACCGCGGACTGATCGGCGGGAGCCCGGATGTCCTGCTTCCGGGACAGATACTCCAGGCGCCGCAGGCGCCATAGCCACTGACGCTTTCGGTGCTGCGCCGGCACCGGGGCAGGCAATAGACCATCAGCTATTCCGCTATTCGAACCAAGGGGAACACCATGACCGCAGTGACACCTGTCCAGACCGCCCAGCGGCTGGCTGCCAACACCGTAAACGGCGGGAGGGTACTCGGGAAAACCGCGTCAGCGTCAACAACGGCGGTGACCGCAGGCCGTTCCCGCGCCGCGGACCCATCGTCCCTGAGGCCCGTCAGTGAAGCTGCGGAAGTAAGGTCCATCACCCGCGGAACGGTTCAGGCCGCCATGGAGGTCCTGGCAGGGATCCGTCCCATACACCAGCTGGCGCGCCGTCTGGATCCGCGGTGCCTGGCATCGCTGCAGCACCGGGCCGCGCTGATCAGGCGCGAGCTAACCAGGACGGGCAACCCCGCCCTGGCCCGGCTCCACCGAAACTCCACAGTCCGCTCGGTGCGGGTGTGCGAGGTGGCCGAGGGAATTTATGAGGCAAGTGCAGTCGTGGTGGATGACGTACGGGCACGTGCCGTTGCCGTCCGGCTTGAGCGCAGCAAGCAGGTCTGGCGCATCGTTGAACTCGTCATCGGCTAAGCCGTTGGGTAATTTGGTGCGCACCCGAGAGCACATGGTGCACCATGCAAACAGGGCAGGGACCCATCGGCCCCTGCCCTGTCCATCAACGCCTGTGCACGTTTACGGCTGTGTTCTAGCGCTTTTTCTTCTTCGCCGGGCGCTTGGCGGCGTCCTGGGCAGCTGCCTTGGCAGGGTTGCCGGAGCGTCCACTTCCTGCCCGGGTTTCCACCCGGGTTTGTGTTCCGCCGGTCTCGCTGGGAGCCGTGTACTGCAACTGCGCGGGCTTTTCGGGGGCCTCAAGTCCGGCAGCATGCACCTGCGGGTCCACGTGCTCAGTGTGTCCGCCGGCGGCGTCCTGGACGACGACGTCCTGGGCCGGCGTCACCTCGACCTCAAGGTTGTACAGGAAGCCGACGCTTTCCTCCCGGATGGCTTCCATCATGCTTTGGAACATCGCGAAACCTTCGCGCTGGTACTCCACCAGCGGATCACGCTGCGCCATGGCGCGCAGGCCGATGCCCTCCTTGAGGTAATCCATCTCGTAGAGGTGTTCCTGCCACTTGCGGCCAATGACGGAGAGGACCACGCGGCGCTCGAGCTCGCGCATGCTTTCGGAGCCGATGACCTCCTCGCGGGCCTGGTACACCAGGCGGGCGTCGGAAAGGATCTCCTCCTTCAACAGCTCCACGGTGACCCTGGACTTGCCACCGGCCTCCTCGATGATGTCTTCGGGAGTAACGCTGACGGGATAGAGCGTCTTCAGGTTCGTCCACAGCTGGTGGAAGTCCCAGTCGTCGCCGTTCCCTTCCGCGGTGGCGGCGTCGATCAAGGCAGTGATGGTGTCCTCAATGAAGTACTGCACCTTCTCGTGCAGGTCATCACCTTCCAGGATCCGACGGCGGTCGCTGTAGATGGCTTCGCGCTGGCGGTTGAGGACGTCGTCGTACTTCAGCACGTTCTTGCGCTGCTCGGCGTTGCGGCCTTCGACCTGTCCCTGGGCAGAGGCGATGGCCCTGGATACCAGCTTTGATTCCAGCGCAACGTCGTCCGGCACGGAGCTGTTCATCAGCCGTTCCGCCGCCCCGGAGTTGAAGAGCCGCATGAGGTCGTCGGTCAGCGACAGGTAGAACCGGGATTCCCCCGGGTCGCCCTGGCGGCCGGAACGGCCGCGGAGCTGGTTGTCGATGCGTCGCGACTCGTGGCGTTCGGTGCCCAGGACGTACAGGCCGCCGAGGTCCAGGACTTCCTCGTGTTCGTCCTTGACGGACTGCTTGGCGGCTTCGAGCGCTGCGGGCCATGCGGCTTCGTATTGTTCGGAGTTCTCCTCCGGATCCAGCCCGCGCTTGGCGAGTTCGGCGACGGCCGTGAATTCGGCGTTTCCGCCCAGCATGATGTCAGTACCGCGGCCTGCCATGTTCGTGGCCACAGTGACGGCACCCTTCCGGCCTGCCTGGGCGACGATGGCAGCTTCGCGGGCGTGGTTCTTGGCGTTCAGGACCTCGTGGCGGATGCCCTCCTTGGCGAGCAGCTTGGACAGGTACTCGCTCTTCTCCACGCTGGTGGTGCCCACCAGGACGGGCTGGCCTTTTTCGTGACGCTCGGCGATATCGCGGACCACGGCGTCGAACTTTACAACCTCATTCTTGAACACGAGGTCCGGCTGGTCGATCCGCTGCATGTCCCTGTTGGTGGGGATGGCCACGACGCCCAGCTTATAAGTGCTCATGAACTCGGCCGCCTCAGTCTCGGCGGTACCGGTCATGCCGGAAAGCTTGCCGTACATACGGAAGTAGTTCTGCAGCGTCACGGTGGCCAGGGTCTGGTTTTCGGCTTTGATCTCGACGCCTTCCTTGGCCTCGATCGCCTGGTGCATGCCTTCGTTGTAGCGGCGGCCGGCCAGGATGCGGCCGGTGTGCTCGTCCACGATCAGCACTTCGCCGTCCAGGATGACGTAGTCCTTGTCACGCTTGAAGAGTTCCTTGGCCTTGATGGCATTGTTCAGGAACCCGATCAGCGGGGTGTTGGCGGACTCGTACAGGTTGGAGATGCCGAGGTAGTCCTCCACCTTTTCGATCCCGCTCTCCAGGACGCCCACCGTGCGCTTCTTTTCGTCGACCTCGTAGTCCTTTTCGGGCTGCAGCCGGAGCACCACTTTGGCGAATTCGCTGTACCAGCGGTTGGTGTCCCCCTGGGCAGGTCCGGAGATGATCAACGGGGTGCGTGCCTCATCGATGAGGATTGAGTCCACTTCATCGACGATGGCGAAGTTGTGGCCGCGCTGGACAAGTTCGGTCCGGTCCCATGCCATGTTGTCGCGCAGGTAGTCGAAACCAAACTCGTTGTTGGTCCCGTAGGTGATATCGGCGGCGTACTGCTGGCGGCGGACGGCGGGGTCCTGGTTGGCGAGGATGACACCGCTGGTCAGGCCCAGGAAGCGGTAGACACGGCCCATGAGCTCGGACTGGTATTCGGCGAGGTAGTCGTTGACCGTGACCACGTGGACGCCCTTGCCGGTAAGGGCATTCAGGTAGGCGGGAGCGGTCGCCACCAGGGTCTTGCCTTCACCGGTCTTCATTTCAGCGATGTTGCCCAGGTGCAGGGCGGCGCCGCCCATCAGCTGGACGTCGAAGTGGCGCATGCCCAGGGTGCGGGAGGACGCTTCACGCACTGCTGCGAAGGCCTCCGGGAGCAGGTCGTCGAGCTTCTCGCCGTCCTGGTGGCGGGCGCGGAGGCGGTCCGTCTCCTCGCGCAGTTCGGCGTCGGTAAAGGTCTTGAATGAGTCTTCGAGGGCGTTGATGGAATCGGCATAGTTCCGCAGCTGCCGGAGTGTTTTCTTGTCACCCGTGCGGAGAATTTTTTCGATAAGTGATGCCACGTGAAGATGCTCCCAGTCTGATGCCGCCGAATTCTGGCGTGTTCAGTCTACGGGAGAGACACGCCGCTGGTGCCCCTTTTCCCTGAGAGCGGATACTCCCTACGGACGTGCCAGCTCCTGCGCCAGCCGGGCGGCGAGGTCCCCTGCCGGCCCCACTTCCACATCCGGCAGGCCAAGCCACTGGCCCATAAGCTTCAGCTCGGCGGCAAGTTCGACGGCGGTATCCGCCGGTGCGTCGGGCTCGGCGAACGCGGCCCTCGCCAGCAACCGGCCGGCGGCCCGGTCCGCTTTCAAATCCACCCGTGCCACGATCCTGTCACGCAGCAGGAACGGCAGCACGTAATAGCCGAAGCGCCGGTTGGGTTCCGGGGTGTAGATCTCGATCCGGTAATGGAAGCCGAACAGCTCGGAAAGGCGCCGCCGCTCAAAGACCAGG is a window from the Arthrobacter sp. NicSoilC5 genome containing:
- a CDS encoding NAD-glutamate dehydrogenase; its protein translation is MSSGSSVEDQPLSIEGLEGFMGDYYQHLAEEDARSYPRDVLEARAEEHRRAASVRQPGQAKISIIDEEDSSVIFVVTDDMPFLVDSVNAELVRQHAAIRLVVHPLFVATRNRETGELVKVNRVPAHLGISSGDTAAMPNLSHLIAQGENASHMESWIAVEVHRVSDEAKTSLLAGLTRVLNDVRAAVEDWPRMRQKALEIAESLDKVANSAQIAELRQAKDLLRWLDDGNFTFLGYREYDLLNVDGEDVLELREDSGLGLLRAAADSPHIQHLTDTGRKKAREKRALVITKANSRSTVHRSAYLDYIGIKSFDAAGNVNGERRFIGLFATSAYAGSVRDIPIVREKVDAVLQNAGFPPDSHSGKDLLGILETYPRDELFQIEIPDLAATALGIQKLQERRRTRLFLRPDIYGRFMSAVVYLPRDRYTTNVRLRIEQELRETFQAVSIDYEARMTESALARLFFRIRLPKDADVSHVNSDELEKRLVRAARSWSEGIAEVLREGRDPAEAKELAATWAEAFPASYRVDYEVEDALEDIARFEKYGAAAERSAGARQDRPGVHVYLPEGAGATLEEDARVKLYMLEPKSLSQILPYFHNLGLEVLDERPFEIETADHRDFFLYDLGLKYPAGVDPLSTGGLLADSFGAAVTGAAESDNFDRLVLREGLQWRQITVLRAYARYMRQMGNSSSFGFMADTLLANADVTRGLSALFAARFDPSISDGERAEAQASVRQELAASIEKVATLDADRVLRTFVNLIEATLRTNFYQNKPHLSFKLDPAHIEGLPFPRPMFEIWVYSPRVEGVHLRFGKVARGGLRWSDRREDFRTEVLGLVKAQTVKNAVIVPTGAKGGFFAKQLPDPATDRAAWMAEGVESYKTFIRGLLDLTDNLLTEGDGERLVPPSNVVRHDDDDSYLVVAADKGTATFSDIANGLSAEYGFWLGDAFASGGSVGYDHKAMGITARGAWESVKRHFSELDLDTQTEPFTVVGVGDMSGDVFGNGMLLSRHIRLLAAFDHRHIFLDPNPDEAASFAERQRLFDLPRSSWDDYDKSLISEGGGVFARQAKSIPVSPQVRAALGLPAETAELSPPELLRAILLAPADLLYNGGIGTYVKASSESNASVGDKANDAIRVNGRDLRVKVVGEGGNLGMTQRGRIEAALQGVILNTDAIDNSAGVDCSDHEVNIKIFVDRMVAAGKLPAGERADFLASMTDEVGRLVLEDNIDQNILLLNDRTRVAEWSPSYERLMDWLEKSADLKRDLEALPTTETLRERLQQGQGLTSPELSVLAAYAKIELASALRDSDLADDLWFRDTLRSYFPHQLRERFDAELDTHPLRREIIATVVANDMINLGGITFAFRVMEETSASEVAVAKAFVALREVYELDAMVGELNSLPASFPTEHWSTVHLDIRRLLDRAVRWLLSQESVSRPIAEVVAEFKPLMDPMRARLLDYLRGDDRDRVAAWLAKGREWELPEGLALRWAELFESFVLLDIAKIARSRKDRVEEIAAVYYTVFNRFHADSLLERISSLPRQDRWQALARAALRDDLYSTVSDMTTAVLDATSATGSPDARLKDWEAQNAEQLGRAKSMFDEVNALEADDMASLSVALRLLRSIVRR
- a CDS encoding P-loop NTPase gives rise to the protein MSIPVVTVGQSREDLVGGLERLHGPVTVVRRCTELPELLAACQSGLARAAVVAEGSDGLTASLVDRLGAVGVAVIALTDNAEEAARLRKIGVASALTGVESAELSVRIADAVAQLTGAARPAILSAGADTGAALAMDPVQPGPDPEGEPAGRLIVVWGPAGAPGRTTVAVNIAGEMAADGRDVLLVDADTYGASVAAVLGLLDESAGLAQACRLADQGLLDPDALRKVAATVATASGTFRVLTGITRADRWTELRATALALVLERARQIADVVVVDTGFCLEADEELSFDTMAPRRNAATLRPLELADEVYAVGAADPVGVPRMVRALSELEGAVPQASPTIVMNKVRSSSVGRAPERQLRDAWERYGPASEIKAFLPYDAGAADAALLAGSLLLEACPDSALRRAIRDLVCAPAQRNAKSSVFSSTPRRRAKD
- a CDS encoding helix-turn-helix domain-containing protein produces the protein MPRFLTLADVAEQLQINSPAAYALVRSGELKAIQVGGRGQWRVEEKMLEQYIEERYAEASRMIQESRSKSV
- a CDS encoding Rv3235 family protein encodes the protein MTAVTPVQTAQRLAANTVNGGRVLGKTASASTTAVTAGRSRAADPSSLRPVSEAAEVRSITRGTVQAAMEVLAGIRPIHQLARRLDPRCLASLQHRAALIRRELTRTGNPALARLHRNSTVRSVRVCEVAEGIYEASAVVVDDVRARAVAVRLERSKQVWRIVELVIG
- the secA gene encoding preprotein translocase subunit SecA, encoding MASLIEKILRTGDKKTLRQLRNYADSINALEDSFKTFTDAELREETDRLRARHQDGEKLDDLLPEAFAAVREASSRTLGMRHFDVQLMGGAALHLGNIAEMKTGEGKTLVATAPAYLNALTGKGVHVVTVNDYLAEYQSELMGRVYRFLGLTSGVILANQDPAVRRQQYAADITYGTNNEFGFDYLRDNMAWDRTELVQRGHNFAIVDEVDSILIDEARTPLIISGPAQGDTNRWYSEFAKVVLRLQPEKDYEVDEKKRTVGVLESGIEKVEDYLGISNLYESANTPLIGFLNNAIKAKELFKRDKDYVILDGEVLIVDEHTGRILAGRRYNEGMHQAIEAKEGVEIKAENQTLATVTLQNYFRMYGKLSGMTGTAETEAAEFMSTYKLGVVAIPTNRDMQRIDQPDLVFKNEVVKFDAVVRDIAERHEKGQPVLVGTTSVEKSEYLSKLLAKEGIRHEVLNAKNHAREAAIVAQAGRKGAVTVATNMAGRGTDIMLGGNAEFTAVAELAKRGLDPEENSEQYEAAWPAALEAAKQSVKDEHEEVLDLGGLYVLGTERHESRRIDNQLRGRSGRQGDPGESRFYLSLTDDLMRLFNSGAAERLMNSSVPDDVALESKLVSRAIASAQGQVEGRNAEQRKNVLKYDDVLNRQREAIYSDRRRILEGDDLHEKVQYFIEDTITALIDAATAEGNGDDWDFHQLWTNLKTLYPVSVTPEDIIEEAGGKSRVTVELLKEEILSDARLVYQAREEVIGSESMRELERRVVLSVIGRKWQEHLYEMDYLKEGIGLRAMAQRDPLVEYQREGFAMFQSMMEAIREESVGFLYNLEVEVTPAQDVVVQDAAGGHTEHVDPQVHAAGLEAPEKPAQLQYTAPSETGGTQTRVETRAGSGRSGNPAKAAAQDAAKRPAKKKKR